In the Hyphomicrobiales bacterium genome, one interval contains:
- the bhcC gene encoding 3-hydroxy-D-aspartate aldolase, with protein sequence MNATTQTEQLDVGFDVPAVPGMDESQIQTPCLILDLDALERNIRKMGDYAKANGMRHRSHGKMHKSVDVQKLQERLGGSVGVCCQKVSEAEVFVRGGIKDVLVSNQVRDPAKIDRLARLPKLGSRIIVCVDDVANIADLSAAAEKHGTQLEIFVEIDCGAGRCGVTSTDAVVKIAQAADAAPGLKFTGIQAYQGAMQHIDSYEARKEKLDAAIAMVKDAVEGLKAVGLEPELVSGGGTGSYYFETGSGVYNELQCGSYAFMDADYGRILDKDGHRIDKGEWENALFILTSVMSHAKPDRAICDAGLKAQSVDSGLPFIYGRDDVKYIKCSDEHGVIDDPKGVLKVNDKLRLVPGHCDPTCNVHDWYVGVRNGKVETVWPVSARGKAY encoded by the coding sequence ATGAACGCGACGACTCAAACTGAACAACTCGACGTCGGTTTCGACGTGCCGGCGGTCCCCGGCATGGACGAATCCCAGATCCAGACGCCCTGCCTGATCCTCGACCTCGACGCGCTGGAGCGCAATATCCGCAAGATGGGCGATTACGCCAAGGCGAACGGTATGCGCCATCGCAGCCACGGCAAGATGCATAAGTCGGTTGACGTGCAGAAACTGCAGGAGAGGCTCGGCGGCTCGGTCGGCGTCTGCTGCCAGAAGGTCAGCGAGGCGGAAGTCTTCGTGCGCGGCGGCATCAAGGACGTGCTGGTGTCGAACCAGGTGCGCGACCCGGCCAAGATCGACCGGCTGGCCCGCCTGCCCAAGCTCGGCTCGCGCATCATCGTCTGCGTCGATGACGTTGCCAACATCGCTGACCTGTCTGCTGCCGCCGAAAAGCACGGCACGCAGCTCGAAATCTTCGTGGAGATCGACTGCGGCGCCGGCCGCTGCGGCGTCACCTCGACCGACGCCGTCGTGAAGATCGCCCAGGCCGCCGACGCGGCGCCGGGCCTCAAGTTCACCGGCATCCAAGCCTACCAGGGCGCGATGCAGCACATCGACAGCTATGAGGCGCGTAAGGAGAAGCTCGACGCGGCGATCGCCATGGTCAAGGACGCCGTCGAGGGCCTGAAGGCTGTCGGGCTGGAGCCGGAACTGGTTTCCGGCGGCGGCACCGGCTCCTATTATTTCGAGACGGGCTCGGGCGTCTATAACGAGCTGCAATGCGGCTCCTACGCCTTCATGGACGCTGACTACGGCCGCATCCTCGATAAGGATGGCCACCGCATCGACAAGGGCGAATGGGAGAACGCGCTGTTCATCCTGACCAGCGTGATGAGCCACGCCAAGCCCGACCGCGCCATCTGCGACGCCGGCCTCAAGGCGCAATCGGTCGACAGCGGCCTGCCCTTCATCTACGGCCGCGACGACGTGAAATACATCAAGTGCAGCGACGAGCACGGTGTGATCGATGACCCCAAGGGCGTGCTGAAGGTCAACGACAAGCTCAGGCTGGTGCCCGGCCATTGCGATCCGACCTGCAACGTCCATGACTGGTATGTCGGGGTGCGCAACGGTAAGGTCGAGACGGTCTGGCCGGTGTCGGCACGCGGCAAGGCGTATTGA